In Vanacampus margaritifer isolate UIUO_Vmar chromosome 9, RoL_Vmar_1.0, whole genome shotgun sequence, the following proteins share a genomic window:
- the LOC144057549 gene encoding apoptosis-associated speck-like protein containing a CARD isoform X2: MSSIKMVIRESLENLSVTNLAKFRAALVDRRVAPRVALSKVEGKDYLDITNVLVSTFTEDGAPAVTAELLKSIKCNDEAKELDDEIAKLKSSAGKIAASAAAATAAGSAGAAGGTAHSEEEHFVDKHKLELIERVCNIKSILDVLQKEKVIQSEIYEEIYHTQPNQEKMRKIYRLALKSGKTAKDIFYECLKKYEPRLVADLERSE, encoded by the exons ATGTCCTCCATAAAGATGGTGATCAGGGAGTCGCTGGAGAACTTGTCCGTGACAAATTTGGCAAAGTTCCGCGCGGCGCTGGTGGACCGCCGCGTCGCCCCAAGGGTGGCACTCAGCAAGGTGGAGGGCAAGGACTACTTGGACATCACCAACGTGCTGGTGTCCACTTTCACTGAGGACGGAGCTCCAGCAGTGACCGCCGAGCTGCTGAAGTCCATCAAGTGCAACGACGAGGCTAAAGAGCTCG ATGACGAGATTGCCAAACTGAAGTCATCTGCTGGCAAAA TTGCAgcttcagcagcagcagcaactgcAGCAGGCTCAGCTGGAGCTGCAGGTGGCACTGCACACTCCGAAG AGGAGCACTTTGTGGATAAGCACAAGCTTGAGCTGATCGAGCGCGTGTGCAACATAAAAAGCATTCTGGACGTCCTGCAGAAAGAGAAGGTCATCCAGAGCGAGATCTACGAGGAAATCTATCACACGCAGCCCAACCAAGAAAAGATGAGGAAGATCTACAGGCTGGCTCTCAAGTCCGGCAAAACTGCCAAGGATATCTTCTATGAATGCCTTAAGAAGTATGAGCCGCGCCTCGTGGCTGACCTCGAGCGCTCAGAGTAG
- the LOC144057549 gene encoding apoptosis-associated speck-like protein containing a CARD isoform X1, with protein sequence MSSIKMVIRESLENLSVTNLAKFRAALVDRRVAPRVALSKVEGKDYLDITNVLVSTFTEDGAPAVTAELLKSIKCNDEAKELDDEIAKLKSSAGKTVAASAAAATAAGSAGAAGGTAHSEEEHFVDKHKLELIERVCNIKSILDVLQKEKVIQSEIYEEIYHTQPNQEKMRKIYRLALKSGKTAKDIFYECLKKYEPRLVADLERSE encoded by the exons ATGTCCTCCATAAAGATGGTGATCAGGGAGTCGCTGGAGAACTTGTCCGTGACAAATTTGGCAAAGTTCCGCGCGGCGCTGGTGGACCGCCGCGTCGCCCCAAGGGTGGCACTCAGCAAGGTGGAGGGCAAGGACTACTTGGACATCACCAACGTGCTGGTGTCCACTTTCACTGAGGACGGAGCTCCAGCAGTGACCGCCGAGCTGCTGAAGTCCATCAAGTGCAACGACGAGGCTAAAGAGCTCG ATGACGAGATTGCCAAACTGAAGTCATCTGCTGGCAAAA CAGTTGCAgcttcagcagcagcagcaactgcAGCAGGCTCAGCTGGAGCTGCAGGTGGCACTGCACACTCCGAAG AGGAGCACTTTGTGGATAAGCACAAGCTTGAGCTGATCGAGCGCGTGTGCAACATAAAAAGCATTCTGGACGTCCTGCAGAAAGAGAAGGTCATCCAGAGCGAGATCTACGAGGAAATCTATCACACGCAGCCCAACCAAGAAAAGATGAGGAAGATCTACAGGCTGGCTCTCAAGTCCGGCAAAACTGCCAAGGATATCTTCTATGAATGCCTTAAGAAGTATGAGCCGCGCCTCGTGGCTGACCTCGAGCGCTCAGAGTAG
- the LOC144057551 gene encoding apoptosis-associated speck-like protein containing a CARD isoform X2, which translates to MVMLELIKKWFQVTKIAKRKSSANKTASAAETAAGSAGAADGTAHSKEEHFVDKHKFKLIERVCNIKKILDVLEEKKVIQSEIYEEIYQTPGNEEKIRKIYRLALKSGKAVKDIFYECLKEHEPYLVADLERSE; encoded by the exons ATGGTCATGCTTGAGCTGATCAAAAAATGGTTTCAag TTACCAAGATTGCCAAACGGAAGTCAtctgctaacaaaa CAGCTTCAGCAGCAGAAACTGCAGCAGGCTCAGCTGGAGCTGCAGATGGAACTGCACACTCCAAAG AGGAGCACTTTGTGGATAAGCACAAGTTTAAGCTGATCGAGCGCGtgtgcaacataaaaaaaattctggacgTCCTGGAGGAAAAGAAGGTCATCCAGAGCGAGATCTACGAGGAAATCTATCAAACGCCGGGCAACGAAGAAAAGATTAGGAAGATCTACAGGCTGGCTCTCAAGTCCGGCAAAGCTGTCAAGGATATCTTCTATGAATGCCTTAAGGAGCACGAGCCGTACCTCGTGGCTGACCTCGAGCGCTCAGAGTAG
- the LOC144057551 gene encoding apoptosis-associated speck-like protein containing a CARD isoform X1, whose protein sequence is MVMLELIKKWFQVTKIAKRKSSANKIAASAAETAAGSAGAADGTAHSKEEHFVDKHKFKLIERVCNIKKILDVLEEKKVIQSEIYEEIYQTPGNEEKIRKIYRLALKSGKAVKDIFYECLKEHEPYLVADLERSE, encoded by the exons ATGGTCATGCTTGAGCTGATCAAAAAATGGTTTCAag TTACCAAGATTGCCAAACGGAAGTCAtctgctaacaaaa TAGCAGCTTCAGCAGCAGAAACTGCAGCAGGCTCAGCTGGAGCTGCAGATGGAACTGCACACTCCAAAG AGGAGCACTTTGTGGATAAGCACAAGTTTAAGCTGATCGAGCGCGtgtgcaacataaaaaaaattctggacgTCCTGGAGGAAAAGAAGGTCATCCAGAGCGAGATCTACGAGGAAATCTATCAAACGCCGGGCAACGAAGAAAAGATTAGGAAGATCTACAGGCTGGCTCTCAAGTCCGGCAAAGCTGTCAAGGATATCTTCTATGAATGCCTTAAGGAGCACGAGCCGTACCTCGTGGCTGACCTCGAGCGCTCAGAGTAG
- the dnajc28 gene encoding dnaJ homolog subfamily C member 28 translates to MSFHVLVSCTSSRHGFLLLLRCRRSCWLRTLSGSLRESYRLLQLPEDESISPEKAKESYLRLARLYHPDCGAPTADAALFTRVEEAYRSVLAHRSEARRRDVVQDEDEDSSTGVAPQHRHYLSYEGVGSGTPSQRERHYRHFRADRAAEQVLDYRQREHERAAAAEGALMERDMRQRSKSIKITQAVERLVEDLIQESMARGDFRNLSGAGKPLNKFQHNPYADPMTHNLNRILLDNGYQPPWVLTQRDIREAAARIRGELLDGLAGLGEPLGPTERLRWDELCAHAEEELAKLNKKVDSYNLIVPMLQMQMVHFSLAREVRRAEEAAGRRRLEQRQRRKEERKRVNAANVAAKSAKRGLVSWMQSWIK, encoded by the coding sequence ATGAGTTTCCATGTCCTGGTGTCCTGCACCTCCTCCCGTCATGGATTCCTCCTGCTGCTTCGATGTCGCCGATCCTGCTGGCTCAGAACCTTGAGTGGCAGCCTTCGAGAGAGCTACCGGCTGCTGCAGCTGCCCGAAGACGAGTCCATCAGCCCCGAAAAGGCGAAGGAGTCGTACCTGCGCTTGGCCAGGCTCTATCACCCGGACTGCGGCGCGCCCACTGCTGATGCGGCCCTCTTTACACGGGTGGAGGAGGCCTACCGCTCCGTGCTGGCACACCGCAGTGAGGCCCGGCGTCGTGATGTGGTgcaggatgaggatgaggactCATCTACCGGTGTGGCCCCTCAGCATAGACACTACCTCAGCTACGAGGGCGTGGGCTCGGGTACCCCTAGCCAACGCGAGCGCCATTATCGCCACTTTCGTGCCGACAGGGCCGCCGAGCAAGTTTTGGACTACCGGCAAAGAGAGCACGAGAGGGCGGCGGCGGCTGAGGGGGCACTGATGGAGCGAGACATGCGGCAGCGCAGCAAGAGTATTAAAATCACCCAAGCAGTGGAGCGGCTCGTGGAGGACCTGATCCAGGAGTCCATGGCTCGGGGAGACTTCCGTAACCTGAGTGGTGCCGGGAAGCCACTCAACAAGTTTCAGCATAACCCCTACGCCGACCCCATGACGCACAACCTCAATCGCATCCTTTTGGACAACGGCTACCAGCCACCCTGGGTGCTCACGCAACGCGACATCCGCGAGGCCGCCGCTCGCATTCGGGGCGAGTTGCTGGATGGTCTGGCCGGACTGGGCGAACCCCTCGGCCCTACGGAGCGCCTCCGCTGGGACGAGTTGTGCGCCCACGCCGAGGAAGAGCTGGCAAAGCTAAACAAGAAGGTGGACAGCTACAACTTGATCGTTCCCATGCTCCAGATGCAAATGGTGCACTTCAGCCTGGCGCGGGAGGTGCGGCGCGCCGAGGAGGCGGCTGGACGGCGCAGACTTGAGCAGCGAcagaggaggaaggaggagagGAAGAGGGTCAACGCCGCTAATGTCGCTGCCAAGTCTGCGAAACGAGGATTGGTATCATGGAtgcaaagttggatcaaatga
- the LOC144057341 gene encoding sodium channel regulatory subunit beta-1, with product MICTCGFRSMALAKVQWPLFIVVSLLVCDCLGGCAEVESLTEAVQGKAFVLGCISCKKRGEVSAVTTVDWHFRPQGQENFMHIFHYEHPSADVVDEAFRGRLDWLGTRGEDVQAGTIAVRNVSYGDAGTYRCTFSRTLLLAGFQHHVSVEKVVELSVVDAANRELAAVVSEMVMYVLIVLLQLWLIVVLVYCYKKVSDDIDAREARRALKAHKELLDCDGVKLDEAE from the exons ATGATTTGCACATGTGGATTTCGTTCAATGGCTCTCGCAAAAGTCCAGTGGCCTCTTTTCATAGTTGTCAGCCTGCTTG TGTGCGATTGTCTGGGAGGTTGCGCTGAGGTCGAGTCCCTGACGGAGGCCGTGCAGGGCAAGGCCTTTGTGCTGGGTTGCATTTCCTGTAAGAAACGAGGGGAAGTGTCCGCCGTCACCACCGTCGACTGGCACTTCAGACCTCAAGGACAGGAAAACTTCATGCAC ATTTTCCACTACGAGCACCCGAGCGCTGATGTGGTGGACGAAGCCTTCAGGGGGCGTTTGGATTGGCTGGGCACGCGGGGCGAGGACGTCCAGGCGGGCACCATCGCCGTACGCAATGTCAGCTACGGGGACGCCGGCACGTACCGCTGCACCTTCAGCCGAACGCTGCTCCTGGCGGGATTCCAGCACCACGTCAGCGTGGAGAAGGTGGTGGAGCTAAGTGTAGTGGATGCTG CCAACCGGGAGCTGGCGGCGGTGGTGTCGGAGATGGTCATGTATGTGCTGATCGTGCTTCTGCAGTTGTGGCTCATCGTGGTGCTGGTCTACTGCTACAAAAAGGTGTCCGACGACATCGACGCCCGTGAGGCACGCAGAGCTCTCAAGGCTCACAAAGA atTGCTGGACTGTGACGGCGTCAAGTTAGATGAAGCtgaataa